ATCGGCTGGCGCGCCGCCTCGCTGCGGAATCCCTGGTGCTGCTCAAGAACGAGGACGATGTACTGCCCATCGGTGACGAGGTCCGCCGCATCGCGGTCATCGGCTCGCCGGCCCTTCAACCGGTGATCCAGGGATCGGGTTGCGCCACCACTCGCGCCCGCCACCTGGACGTCCCGCTGGAGGAAATCCGCGCCCTGGCCGGAGACGCCCGGCAGGTGGAATACGCGATGGGCACCGGGGCGGATGGGGCGATGGACCCGTTGGCGGAGGCCGAGGCGATGACCCTGGCGCGCCGGGCCGACCTGGTGGTGCTCTTCGTCAGCACCCCGGTGGGCATGGATGGGGAGAACGGCGACCGCCGGGACCTGGATATCCTGCCCGCCCACGCGCGGCTCCTGGACGCCGTCGCCGGTGTCCAGTCGCGGCTGGTCGTGGTGCTGTCCAGCGGCGATGCGGTGCTGATGCCCTGGCTGGAGCAGGTGCGGGCGCTGCTGCTCACCTTCTTCGGCGGCCAGGGCATGGGCCATGCCGTGGCCGAGGTGCTGTTCGGCCGGACCAATCCCAGTGGACGCCTCAGCGTCACCTTCCCCAACAGCCTCGAAGAAACGCCCGCCCATCTGGGCTACCCGGGAGAGCAGTCGCGCCACCTGTACGGCGAGGGGCTGTTCGTCGGGTATCGGTATTACGACAAGCGCCGCATCGAACCCCGCTTTCCCTTCGGTTTCGGCCTCGGCTACAGCCGCTTCGATTATCGCGACCTGCGCGTGTCTCAGCCCAGCATCGGTCCGGGCCAGACCCTGTGGATCAGCCTGGAACTGACCAATCTCGGCCCCCGTCCCGGGCAGGAGGTGGTGCAACTCTACGTGGCGCCACCGGCTGGGGAACTGCTGCGGGAGCCCCAGGCGCTGAAGGCCTTCGCCAAGGTGGCCCTGGCCGTGGGAGAGCGCCGACGGGTCGAACTGGCGTTGGAGGCGGATGCCCTGGCCCACTACGACCCGCAACGCGGGCGCTGGGTGTTGGCCGGAGGCGTCCATCAGTTGCGTATCGGCAGCTCGTCCCGCGATGTCCGACTGGTGGGGCAGGTACGGATCAGCGCGCCGCCCTGCTATCCGGTCCTCAGCGCCGACTCCTCCCTGGCCCAGTTGCTGCGGAACCCGCCGGCCTTTGCGGCGGTGGCGCGGCTGGTGAGCCGCAAGAGCGGGGTTCCCGTGGGGCGGGTGCGTCGGCGCCTGGCGGAGCTGGCCCCCAGCTTGTTTGCGGGGCTCTACGTGAGCCTGGTGGAACTGCTCCGCCTGGAGGTCAGCGAGGCGGAGCTGGAGCGGGCGCTGCGACAGGGCCGGGAGCCGGATTAGCGGTTGCGGGGGCGACGCAACATCGGCCAGGTGCCCAGCACGGCGGGAATGCCCAGCCCCAGCCAGGCGACGGCATCCCAGCCGCCGTCCCCGAGCAGGGCGCTGAACAGGCCGGCGGCCGACAGCAGACCGATGAGGGTGGGCAGGGCGAAGGTGGATTGCCGCCAGTTCATGCGGTTGCCTCCCGTTCGATCCCTTTGTCGGCACCGCGCCGCTGGCGTGCCCACCAGAGATAGAGCCCACTGCCGAGCAGGACGATGGTGAGCAGGTCGAGTACCGCCCAGAGGATCTGCATCGGCCTCCCGCCGTAGTCGCCGAAGTGCAGCGGTTGTGACATGGCCAGGGCGTCCATGTACCAGGGGCGCTGGGCCACGGCGGTCACCGCCAGGGTACGCGCGTCGATCAGTACAGGCGTCCAGAGGTGGGCGGTGAGGTGAGAGCCGCCCACCATGAACACCGTGTAATGGTGTTCGCTGGAGAAGCGCGTGCCGGGGAAGGCGATGAAGTCCGCCTGCATCCCCGGCAAGGCATCGGCGGCGATCGCCAGCACCCTGTCGGCGGGGGCGCGTTCGGTCAGCGGTGGGGCGTTCCGGTAAGGCTCCACCAGTGCGGCCAGGGCGTCCTGGCGCCAGGCGCTGATCAGGAGGTCTGCGCAGGCGCTGATGACGCCGGTGACGCCCACTGCCATGGCCCAGGTCAGGGTGACGATGCCGATCAGGTTGTGCAGGTCCAGCCAGCGGGTGCGGGTGGAGCGCGCATGGCGCACCTCGGCGAATTTCAGCCGACGCATGAAGGGTGAGTACAGCACCACGCCAGACAGGATGGCGGCCACGAACAGCAGGCCCATGAAGGCCAGCAGCAGCTTGCCGGGCAAGCCGGCGAACAGGTCCACGTGCAGGCGCAGGATGAACATCAGGACACCGCCATTGGCCGCCGGCATGGCGACCGGCTCGCCAGTGCGGGCGTCGAGCATGAAGGTGTGGGATGAATTGGGCTCGGTGCCGGCGCTGGCAGCGGTGATGGTCACCACGCCGTTGGGTTCGTCCTTCTCGAAACCGATGTACTGCACCACTTCGCCGGGGCGATGGCGTTCGGCGGCTTCCACCAGCTGTTGCAGCCCCAGGTGGGGCGTGTCCGGCGCCATCTCGCGCAGCTCGGGAGCCTCGCCCAGCAGGTGCTCGAGTTCGTGATGGAAGATCAGGGGCAGGCCGGTAATGGCCAGCATCAGCAGGAACAGGGTGCAGACCAGGCTGGTCCAGGTGTGGACGAAGGACCAGCGGCGGATGGTGGAGGGTTTCATTGGCTTTCCAGTGGCGAAGGCCGTCACTCGGACGGCCCCGGTATTACGTGGGTTGCGATCGGCCGCCTTACCACTTGTAGCTGGCGCTGGCTACGACGCTGCGCTCGTCGCCGTAGTAGCAGTAGAAGCCGTCGCAGGTGGAGATGTAGTCCTTGTCGAACAGGTTGGTCGCGTTGAGCGCCAGCGAGGCGCCGCTGAGGCTGCTGTCCAGGCGACCGAGGTCGTAGTGCACGGCCGCATCGAACACCGTGTAGGCGTTCGCGTGGCCGAGCTCGGTGTTGGCCTGGTCGCCATAGGTGTTGCCGGTGTAGCGCGCACCGGCGGCGATGCCGAAACCATCGAGCAGCCCCTCGTGCCAGGTGTAGTCGGCCCAGACCGAGGCCTGGCGATTGGGCATCAGCTGCAGGCGCTTGCCCTTGAACTCACCGTCCTGCACCTCGGATTTCGCCTGGGTGTAGGCGGCGGTCAGCTTCAGGTTCTCGTTGACGTCGGCCACGGCTTCCAGCTCCAGGCCCTTGACCTTCACTTCGCCGGTCTGGCTGGTGACCGGGATGCCACCGATGCGGTTGGTCGCCGACACGTTCTGCTGGGTCAGGTCGTAGACCGCGGCGGTGAGCAGGATGTCGGTGCCGGGTGGCTGGTACTTGATGCCCAGCTCCCACTGCTTGCCCTCGGTCGGCTTGAACGACTCGGTCGGCGAAGCCGTGGCGTTGCTGGTCGGCTGGAAGGACTCGGCGTAGGACAGGTAGGGCACGACGCCTGAATCGAAGACGTAGCTGAGGGCCGCGTTACCGCTGAACGCCTGGTCGCGCTCGGTGTTGGTCGCATCGCCCTGGTTGAAGAACTCGGTGCCGGTGTGTACCCAGTCCTCGCGCCCGCCAAGGGTCAGGCGCCAGCGATCGAGGGCCATCTGGTCCTGGACGTACAAGCCGGTCTGGCGGGTCTTCTGGTTGTAGTCGTAGAACGCGGCGGAACGCGGCGGGCGGGTAATCGGCACGCCGTAGATCGGGTTGGTCACGTTGACGTCCGGGACCTGGCCGAAGATCGACAGGTAGTTGGTGTTGTTGCGCTGGTGGTCGAGGCCGAGCAGCAGGGTGTGGCTGATGTCGCCGGTGGTGAAATCGGCCTGGAAGTTGTTGTCCACCGCGAACTGGCTGATGTCCTCGTCCACATTGGTCGAGCTGCGGCCGGTGTTGCCGTTGTCGTCGACGACGAAGCCGAAGGCGGCGAAGGCCGGAATGTAGGAGTTGACGGTGATGGCCTGGAACGACAGGTCGGACTTGGTGTAACGCAGGTTCTGGCGGAACTGCCAGACGTCGTTGAAGCGATGCTCGAACGCATAGCCCAGCGCGTAGTAGGTGCGGTCGTAGAACTCGTAGTTCGGATCGCCCAGGTTCTTGTGGTGGGAGATCGTGCCGAACGGCATGTCGATCTTGGTGCCCTGGATCGGGCGGAACTGGCTGGTGACGCCGGTATCGTCGCGGGTGAACTGCGACAACAGGGTCAGGGTGGTATCGGCGTCGATGTTCCAGGTCAGGCTCGGTGCGACGTTGTAGCGCTTGTCTTCGATATGGTCGATCTGCGTGTCGCTGTCGCGTACCACGCCGCTGACGCCGTAGAGGAACCGGCCTTGCTCGTCGATCCTGCCGGTGCTGGCGAAGTTGATCTGGCGATGGTTGTCGCTGCCGTACTGGAGTTCGACCTCATGGCTCGACTCGGCGCTCGGACGGCGGCTGACCATGTCCAGCAGGCCGCCGGGCGGGGTCTGGCCGTACACCGACGACGCCGGGCCGCGCAGCAGGGCCAGGCGGTCCAGGTTCCAGGTCTCCGGTTTCGGGTTGGCGTACACGCCCTTGGGCAGCGGCAGGCCGTCGAGGAACTGGGTCGGCTCGAAGCCGCGCACGCGCATCCAGTCGAAGCGGGTGTCGCTGCCGTAGCTGCTGGAGACGATCCCCGGCATGTACTTCACCGCATCGTCGAGGCTGTGCACGCCACGGTCCTGCATCTGCTCGCGGGTGGCGACGGAAATCGAACGCGGGGCTTCGACCAGCGCCGTATCGGTCTTGCTCCCGGCGGCGGTGCGCTTGGCCAGGTAGCCGGTGGTCGGTCCCCAGGCCGTCTCGTAGCTGCGGCTGCCTTCGATGTTCACGTCCGGCAGGTTCAGTGCCTCGTCAGCCACCGGTGCCAGGCTGTAGCTGTCCGCGCCGATCTGTACCAGACGCAGGTCGCTGCCCTGCAGCGCGCGGGAGAGGGCCTGCAGCGGGCTCATTTCGCCCTGGATCGCCGGAGCGGTCCTGCCACTGGTCAGGGTCGGATCGACGCTGAGCACGATGCCCGCGTCGGCGGCGATGCGATTCAAGGTGCTGGCCAGTGGGGCTGCAGGCAGTCGGTAGCTTTCGGCCAGGGCCGGGTTGGACAGGCCGCCGAAGGTGACGGCCAGGGCCAGAAGCGTGCGCCGGAACGGGGTGGAGGCAAGGTGCATTACGAACATCTCCTAAGTGAGAAATCGTCTCAATGCCCTAGTGCCGAAGCAGATTGGAAAAGTGACAGGGGTGGTAGAGAAAATTTTCCGAGCGTGGCCTCGTAGGAGCCGGCTCGCCGGCGAACGGCACGGGCCGGTTCGCGAGCAAGCTCGCTCCTACAGAAGTGGCATGTCCATGACATATCCCGGCTCAGTCCTTCGCCGGCACCACCCGCACCCACCAGTCGCTGAATCGCTCGATGCGCACCGGCAGGCTCGGCGGCAGCGCGGCCAGGGCCTTGTCGCTGTCGTGGAGCGGGAAAACGCCGCTGATGCGCAGCGTGGCCAGGTCCGGGTCGAGGCCGAGATAGCCCTGTCGGTACTCGCCGAGGCGATCCACCAGCTGGCCCAGGGGCATCTCATCCGCCACCAGCAGCCCACGGCTCCAGGCATCGCTGCCCACCGGGGCGCTGCGGGTCGGCCCCAGCCGCTGGTCAGCGATCCACACCTGCTCCCCGGCGCGGATGACCCGATCGGCCGACTCGTAATGGGAGCGCGCGGCCACGGCTGACTCCAGAACCACCAGGCGAGTGGCATCGCCCTCGCGGCTCACCAGGAATCGGGTACCCAGGGGCTGCAGACGGCCCTGGTCGGTCTCCACCACGAAGGGGCGTGGATCGTCGTGGCCGGTTTCCACCAGGATTTCGCCTCCTCGCAGGTACAGGCGACGCTCCGGGCCTTCGAAGTCGACATCCAGCGCGGTGCGGCTGTTGAGTTGCACCCGGGTCTGGTCCGCGAGGCGCAGTTCGCGATGTTCGCCGCTGCCGGTACGCTCGTCCGCCAGGTAGTCACCCAGGGGGCGTTGCTGGGCCAGCAGGCCGAGGCCCAGGCCGGAGGCCAGCAGCAGGGCCAGGGCGCTGCCGGTGATGCGGTGCAGGCTGCGTCGACGGACGCCACCGCTGCGCAGCAGGGCGCGGCGCGCGGAAGGATGGGCGGCGGCGCTGAGGTGCCGGTCGATACCGCCCAGTTGCTGCCAGACGCGGGCGTGCTCGGGGTGGGCGGCCAGCCAGCGCTGGATGTCCTGGTGATCCTGCTCGGTGGCGTCTCCCGAATCGAGGCGCAGCTGCCAGGCGATGGCTTCGTCCAGGGCGCGTGCGGACACCGGGTTCATGTCGGCTCCCCATAGAGGGCGATGTAGCACTGGCGCATGCCCTGGGCCAGGTACTGGCGCACCCGGGAGGGGGAGACGCCCAGGCGCTCGGCGATCTCGGCGTGGCCCAGGCCGTCCAGGCGGTTGTAGAGGAAGGCGGCGCGAGCCTTGCTGGACAACTGGCCCAGCAGCCGGTCGATCTCCCGCAGGTTTTCCAGGATCAGGGCCTGGTCCTCGGGGCTGGGGTGCAGGTCCCGCGGCGCCAGCGCCAGTTCTTCCAGGTAGGCCCGCTCCAGGTCGTTGCGGCGGAACTGGTCCACCAGCAGGCCTCGGGCGATGGTCGCCAGCAATGCGCGGGGCTCCCGGGGAGCCTGTAGATCGGGACGCGCCAGCAGGCGCACAAAGGTGTCCTGGCTGACATCCTCGGCGCGCTGGGGGCATTGCACCGTCTTGCGCAGCCAGCCGAACAGCCAGTCGCGGTGATCGCGGTAAAGCAGCCCTACCCGATGCGGATTCGCGGGATCGCCGGCCGACACGTTGACCTCGTCGAGATGATGTGTGAGGAGTGATTAAGAACGATTCGCAATGATGGCAGAGGCGATGCCGATGCCGCAATCAGCGTCGGGGGGAAGGGCGATGGGCGGCGGTCGCGGCGGGAGGGGCGGCGAGGGGCCGCCCCGAGGACTCAGTGCTTGCTGCCGTCTTGCGGCAGGGCCAGCAGTCGCTTTTCCTGGTTCCAGTCGAAGGGTTCGTCGTTCTGCTCGGCTTCATAGCGGCGCTCGTCGAGGCGCTGGAAGAGTTCGATTTCTTCGTCGGGCATGAAGTGCAGGCAGTCGCCACCGAAGAACCAGAGCAGGTCGCGGGGCACCAGGTGGGCGATCTGCGGGTAGCGGTGGAAGACCTGGCTGATCAGGTCCTGGCCCAGGTACAGGCTGCTTTCCGGATCGCGGGGCAGTTCGTTCATCAGGTCGTCGAAGCGTTCGACGAACAGCGCGTGGTTTTCCTCCGGCACCTGTTCGGCCTCGCCCAGGGCGACCAGGATGCCACGCAGGTGGGCAAGCAGGGCGAGGTGGTGGTCGAGGTAGGCATTGGCCATGGCGGGTGTCCTGAAGCGTGATGGGGCGCGGGAGTATAAGGCCCCCCGCGCCCGCTGTCCCGCCCGGGGGCTCAGCGGATCTGGCCCGGACGATAGGCCAGCTCCTCGGGGCTGAAATCATCGACATCGATGACCCGCCGCCGCGCCGCTTCGGCGTCCCGCCACTGGTCGGCTTCCTGGGCGCTCAGCAGGCCGGCGGCCAGGGCGGCGTCCACCAGGGGTTCGCCCGCCGCCACGGTCAGCTGGCCGGATTTCAGTGCCTGGTGAACGCGCTGGCGCAGCGGCTGGCTGGCATCGACGAGGCGCCGCGCCACCTGCAGCGCGCCCACCGGGTCGCTCGCCTCCTGCGGGCGGTAGCAGCCGCTCAGCAGTTCCTCCAGGGCCGGGTCGCCGGAATCCCGGCCGATGATGGCGGCGACCTCGGCGCCCAGCGCGTCGGAGGGCCCGGAATGGCGGCGCCCCAGGGGGAACACCAGGGCGTTCAGCAAGGCGCCCAGCCAGCGGTTGGGGAAGTTGCGCAGCAGGTCGTCCAGTGCTTCCTCGGCCTTGCCGAGGGACTCCTCCAGGGCCCAGCGCACCAGGGGTTGCAGGTGCCCGGCGTAGTCGCGGTCGTGGTAGCGCTTCAAGGCCGCCGAGGCCAGGTAGAGATGGCTGAGGACATCGCCAAGGCGCGCCGACAGGCGCTCGCGGCGCTTCAGTTCGCCGCCCAGCAGCAACATGCTGCTGTCCGCCAGCAGTGCGAAGGCGGCGCTCAGGCGGTCCAGGGCACGGAACCAGGGGCGGGTGAGGTTATCCCCGGGGGCGTTGCCGACCCGCCCGAGGCTGAGCCCCAGCAGCAGGCTGCTGGCGGCGTTGCTGACGGCGAAACCGAGGTGCTGGAGCAGCAGGTCGTCGAACTCCGCCAGGGCGCGGTCCTGGTCCTCGCGGCTGGCCAGGGTCATTTCCCGGAGGACGAAGGGATGGCTGCGGATGGCGCCCTGGCCGAAGATCATCAGGTTGCGCGTGAGGATATTGGCCCCCTCCACGGTGATGGAGATGGGCGCGCATTGCCAGGCGCGGCCCAGGTAGTTGTTCGGGCCGAGGATGATGCCCTTGCCGCCGTGGACATCCATGGCGTGGCCGATGCATTCGCGGCCGCGCTCGGTGAGGTGGTACTTGAGGATGGCCGAGAGCACCGAGGGTCGTTCGCCCTGGTCCACCGCACTGGCGGTGAGGATGCGCGCGCTGTCCATGAGCCAGGCGTTGCCTGCGATGCGCGCCAGGGCTTCCTGGATGCCCTCGAAGGCGGCCAGCGGGACGTTGAACTGCTCGCGCAGCTGGCAGTACTGGCCGCTCACCAGGCTGCTGGCCTTGGCCGCGCCGGTGGCGGCCGCCGGCAGGGAGATGGAGCGGCCCACGGACAGGCAGTTCATCAGCATCATCCAGCCCTTGCCGAGCATGTCGCGGCCACCGATCACCTGGTCCAGGGGGATGAACACGTCCTGGCCGGCGTTGGGGCCGTTCATGAAGGCGGCGCCCAGGGGCAGGTGCCGGCGGCCGATCTCCACGCCGGGGGTGTCGGTGGGAATCAGCGCCAGGCTGATGCCGAGGTCGTCCACGTCGCCCAGCAGGTGCTCCGGGTCATGGGCCTTGAAGGCCAGGCCCAGCAGCGTGGCGATGGGGCTGAGGGTGATGTAGCGCTTCTCCCAGGTGAGGCGCAGGCCAAGCACCTCTTCGCCCTGCCACTGGCCCTTGCAGACGATGCCCACATCGGGCATCGCGCCGGCGTCGGAGCCCGCCAGGGGGGAGGTGAGGGCGAAGCAGGGGATCTCCTCGCCGCTGGCCAGGCGCGGCAGGTAGTGCCGGCGCTGCTCGTCGGTGCCGTAGTGCAGCAGCAGTTCGGCCGGACCGAGGGAGTTGGGCACCATCACGGTGGAGGCCAGGTCGCCGCTGCGGGTCGCCAGCTTCATCGCCACCTGGGAGTGGGCGTAGGCGGAAAAGCCCTTGCCGCCGAACTCCTTGGGAATGATCAGGGCGAAGAAGCCGTGGCGGCGGATGTGCTCCCAGGCCTCCGGCGGCAGGTCGAGGCGCTGGCCGATGTCCCAGTCGCGGACCAGCGCGCAGAGTTCCTCGGTGGGGCCGTCGAGAAAGGCCTGCTCCTCCTCGGTCAGCTGCGGGCGCGGCGAGTCCAGCAGCCGGCGCCAGTCCGGCCGGCCGCTGAACAGCTCGCCGTCCCACCAGACGGTGCCGGCCTCGATGGCGTCCCGCTCGGTGTCCGACAGGGGCGGCAGGACCTTGCGGAACCAGGCGAACAGGGGCGCCGTGAGGTACTTGCGGCGCAGGTCGGGAAGGGCCAGGGGCAGCGCCACCAGCAGCCAGAGCGCCCAGAGCGCCAATTGCAACCCGCCAGGGGCCGGACTGAACGCGCCCATCAGCACCAGGAAGCCGGCGCAGAGGCCCAGGGCGGGCCAGGGCGCGGTACGACGGTGGGCGAGGCAGGCGACGGCCAGGACCAGGGCGATCAACCAGATGAACGTCATGCTCGATCCTCCTTGAAGGTGAAACCGCCCAGAGCTTAGTCGCCCCGGGGCGCCAGCGCCGACCCCGTCCGGCAGGCGGTCAGTCCGTTCGTTCGCCAGGGTGTGCGCTACAGGGAGCATCTGGCGGACCAGGGTCGATTCGCCGACCTGCCCGAAGGGCTGTTCTTCGGTCATCTGCAACGGGTCTATCCGCACCTGTTCGCCGAAGGCTCGCCGTTCATGCGTGGAGACCTGCGTGGTGACCTGCATGCCGAGGCCCTGGCAGCGAGCTGACGCACAGTTTCATGAGGAAAGTTTGCCGGGCGCTTTGCCCACGCCCGGCCCGCCGGTAGCATCGTCGCATTGCACAGGGAGCGACGAATGCGAACCAAACTGGATGCCTGCCTGAACGCCGTCAACCAGGTCCTTTTGGGCAAGGAAACCCAGGTCCGCCTGGCCCTGGCCTGCCTGCTGGCCCGTGGACACCTGCTGATCGAAGACCTGCCCGGCATGGGCAAGACCACCCTGGGGCACGCCCTGGCCAAGGTGCTGGGGCTGAGCTTTCAGCGCATCCAGTTCACCTCCGACCTGCTGCCCGGGGACATCCTCGGCACCTCGGTGTTCGACAAGGACAGCGGCCAGTTCGTCTTCCACCCGGGTCCGGTGTTCGCCGAGCTGGTGCTGGCGGACGAGATCAACCGCGCCACCCCCAAGAGCCAGAGTGCGCTGCTGGAGGCCATGGAGGAGGGGCAGGTGACCATCGAGGGTGCCACCCGGCCGCTGCCGGAGCCCTTCTTCGTCATCGCCACCCAGAACCCCGTGAGCCAGGGCGGCACCTTCGCCCTGCCGGAATCCCAGCTGGACCGCTTCCTCATGCGCCTGTCCCTCGGCTACCCGGCGCGAGCGGCGGAGAAGGCGCTGCTCCAGGGCGAGGCGCGGCGGGAATTGCTGCCGCGCCTGGAACCCATCTTCACCCATGCCGAGCTGGGCCTGATCCAGGCCGAGGTGCCCAAGGTGGTCGCTCGCGATGCCCTGGTGGACTACGTGCTGCGGCTGGTGGACGCCACGCGCAGCCAGCCGCAGTTCGCCTGGGGGCTGTCGCCCCGGGCCAGCCTGGCGCTGCTGTCGGCCGCCCGGGCCTGGGCGTTGCTGGCCGGGCGTGACTACGTCATTCCCGAGGACGTGCAGGCGGTGCTGCCGGCGGTGGTGGGACACCGACTGCGGGAGCGCGCCGACCCCTCCGGCCACGGCGGCGGCGCCCTGGTGCAGTGGCTGCTGCGCGAAGTGCCGGCGGTCTGATGCTCCAGGCCCGTTGGGACCGCTGGCTGGCCCGTCGCATCCCGCCCGCCAGCCAGGTGCGCCTGGACCAGCGACGCATCTTCATCCTGCCCACCCGCGCCGGCCTGGCGTTCGGCGTCGCCCTGGTTCCCATGCTGCTGGTGGCCATCAACTACCAAAACAGCCTGGCCTACGCCCTGACCTTCCTCCTGCTCTCGGTCTTCCTGGTGGCCATTCTCCATACCTACCGCAACCTCGGCGGGCTCAGGCTCAAGGCCGGGGGCTGCGCGCCGGTGTTCCTCGGCGAGCAGGCGCATTTCCGGGTCACCCTGGAAAGCGGCGGACGCGAGCACCAGGCCATCGCCGTCGGCTGGCCGCCGCAGCCGTTGCAGTTGGCCGACGTGCCCGCCAATGGCGCCGCCGACCTGGAACTGCACCTGCCCACCCAGCGGCGCGGCTGGCTGCGGCCCCGGCGCCTGCGGGTGGAGAGCCGGTTCCCCGTGGGGCTGCTGGTGGCCTGGAGCTGGGTGGACCTGGACCAGGCGCTGCTGGTCTATCCGCGACCGCTGGAAGGCGACCTGCCGCTGCAGCCCGGCTCCGGCGACGATCAGGGCGAGGAGGGCGCGCTGGCCCTGGGCGCCGGCGCCGACGATTACCAGGGCCTGCGCAGCTACCAGCCCGGCGATTCCCGGCGCCGCCTGCACTGGAAGGCCTATTCCCGGGGGCAGGGATTGTTCGTCAAGGAGTTCGCCGCGCTGGCTGGCCGCGACGTCTGGCTGGACCTGGCGCAACTGGACGGCGACCTGGAACGCCGCCTGGGCCTGCTCTGCCACTGGGTGCTGCAGTTCTCCGCCCGTGGCCAGCCCTTCGGCCTGCGCCTGGGGGCGCAGGAGGTGCCGCCGGACAGCGGTGACGTCCACCGCGAGGCCTGCCTGCGCGCCCTGGCGCTGTTCGGAGGCGGGCAATGACTGCCCAGCCCATCACCCGGATCGGCCTCGGCTGGCTGCTGGTGGCCCAGGTGCTGGTGATCCTGCCGCACATCCCGCACCTGCCGTACTGGATAGTCGCCATGTGGCTGGGATGCGCCGCCTGGCGGGTGCAGATCTACCGCATGCGCGCGCGTTTCCCCGGCGCCCTGGTCAAGGCCGGCCTGATCCTGGCGGTGGCCCTCGGCGTGTTCTTCTCCCGGGGCACCCTGGTGGGGCTGGAGGCCGCCGTGGTGCTGCTGGTGGCGGTGTTCATCCTCAAGCTGGTGGAACTGCGCAGCCAGCGCGACGCCCTGGTGCTGATCCTCCTGGGCTTCTTCACCCAGGTCACCGCCTACCTGTTCAACGACGGCATGCTGGCCGCCCTCTACAGCCTGTTGCCCCTCTGCGCGCTGCTGGCGGCCCTGGTCGGCCTGCAACAGAGCCGGTTCGCCGCGCGTCCGCTGGTGCCGCTGAAGGCCGCCTCCGCACTCCTGCTGCAGGCCGTGCCGCTGATGATCCTGCTGTTCCTGTTCTTCCCGCGCCTGGGTCCGCTCTGGTCGTTGCCGCTGCCCAACGACAAGGGCGTCACCGGACTGTCGGACACCATGAGTCCGGCGGATATCGCCGAACTCAGCCAGTCCGGCGAACTGGCCTTCCGCGCCAGTTTCGAGGGCCCGATCCCGCCCCAGGCCCAGCTCTACTGGCGCGCCCTGACCCTGGAACGCTTCGATGGACGACGCTGGTCCCAGTCCCTGGGTGCCCAGCACGGCGCTCCGGCCCAGTGGGTCAGGCAGGGCGAGCCCTTGCGCTACAGCATCGTCATGCAGCCCAGCGGTCGACCCTGGCTCTTCGCCCTCGACGTGGGGCAGACCCCGGAGCGCGACGTGCGGCCCAGGGCCGATTTCCGCCTGGAGCGACGCCGGCCGGTGGACCGCTCGCTGCTCTATGAGGTGACCTCCTGGCCCCAGGCGATCCGCGAGCCCCAGGGCGATCCCGCCGCCCTGCGCCGCGCCCTGCAGTTGCCCGAGGGCGGCGATCCCCGCAGCCGCGCCTGGGCCGCCGAGCTCAGGCAGCGCCATGCCGATCCCCAGCGACTGGTGGACAGCCTGCTGAGCCATTTCAACCGCGAGCCCTATGTCTACACCCTGCGGCCACCGCCCCTGGGCGCCGACAGCATCGACGCCTTTCTCTTCGA
This genomic window from Pseudomonas furukawaii contains:
- a CDS encoding transglutaminase TgpA family protein: MTAQPITRIGLGWLLVAQVLVILPHIPHLPYWIVAMWLGCAAWRVQIYRMRARFPGALVKAGLILAVALGVFFSRGTLVGLEAAVVLLVAVFILKLVELRSQRDALVLILLGFFTQVTAYLFNDGMLAALYSLLPLCALLAALVGLQQSRFAARPLVPLKAASALLLQAVPLMILLFLFFPRLGPLWSLPLPNDKGVTGLSDTMSPADIAELSQSGELAFRASFEGPIPPQAQLYWRALTLERFDGRRWSQSLGAQHGAPAQWVRQGEPLRYSIVMQPSGRPWLFALDVGQTPERDVRPRADFRLERRRPVDRSLLYEVTSWPQAIREPQGDPAALRRALQLPEGGDPRSRAWAAELRQRHADPQRLVDSLLSHFNREPYVYTLRPPPLGADSIDAFLFDSRRGFCAHYAGAMTFLLRAAGIPARVVAGYQGGELNPAGNYVLVHQFDAHAWVEYWLPGKGWISVDPTFQVAPNRIERGLEEAVANEASFLEGSPLSPLRYRQLAWLNQVRLAWDNVNYGWQRWVLGYQGELQSQLARRWFGELDGRMLGLGLVAAGALSMAVLALFLFAPWRRERDPQLRQFQHFERLLARHGVARGRGEGPRDFAERASRELPRQAAQIRAFLAAFEASRYSAHGGADPATLLRELRRALPWRLRASRG
- a CDS encoding DUF58 domain-containing protein; amino-acid sequence: MLQARWDRWLARRIPPASQVRLDQRRIFILPTRAGLAFGVALVPMLLVAINYQNSLAYALTFLLLSVFLVAILHTYRNLGGLRLKAGGCAPVFLGEQAHFRVTLESGGREHQAIAVGWPPQPLQLADVPANGAADLELHLPTQRRGWLRPRRLRVESRFPVGLLVAWSWVDLDQALLVYPRPLEGDLPLQPGSGDDQGEEGALALGAGADDYQGLRSYQPGDSRRRLHWKAYSRGQGLFVKEFAALAGRDVWLDLAQLDGDLERRLGLLCHWVLQFSARGQPFGLRLGAQEVPPDSGDVHREACLRALALFGGGQ
- a CDS encoding PA2817 family protein, producing the protein MANAYLDHHLALLAHLRGILVALGEAEQVPEENHALFVERFDDLMNELPRDPESSLYLGQDLISQVFHRYPQIAHLVPRDLLWFFGGDCLHFMPDEEIELFQRLDERRYEAEQNDEPFDWNQEKRLLALPQDGSKH
- a CDS encoding acyl-CoA dehydrogenase; amino-acid sequence: MTFIWLIALVLAVACLAHRRTAPWPALGLCAGFLVLMGAFSPAPGGLQLALWALWLLVALPLALPDLRRKYLTAPLFAWFRKVLPPLSDTERDAIEAGTVWWDGELFSGRPDWRRLLDSPRPQLTEEEQAFLDGPTEELCALVRDWDIGQRLDLPPEAWEHIRRHGFFALIIPKEFGGKGFSAYAHSQVAMKLATRSGDLASTVMVPNSLGPAELLLHYGTDEQRRHYLPRLASGEEIPCFALTSPLAGSDAGAMPDVGIVCKGQWQGEEVLGLRLTWEKRYITLSPIATLLGLAFKAHDPEHLLGDVDDLGISLALIPTDTPGVEIGRRHLPLGAAFMNGPNAGQDVFIPLDQVIGGRDMLGKGWMMLMNCLSVGRSISLPAAATGAAKASSLVSGQYCQLREQFNVPLAAFEGIQEALARIAGNAWLMDSARILTASAVDQGERPSVLSAILKYHLTERGRECIGHAMDVHGGKGIILGPNNYLGRAWQCAPISITVEGANILTRNLMIFGQGAIRSHPFVLREMTLASREDQDRALAEFDDLLLQHLGFAVSNAASSLLLGLSLGRVGNAPGDNLTRPWFRALDRLSAAFALLADSSMLLLGGELKRRERLSARLGDVLSHLYLASAALKRYHDRDYAGHLQPLVRWALEESLGKAEEALDDLLRNFPNRWLGALLNALVFPLGRRHSGPSDALGAEVAAIIGRDSGDPALEELLSGCYRPQEASDPVGALQVARRLVDASQPLRQRVHQALKSGQLTVAAGEPLVDAALAAGLLSAQEADQWRDAEAARRRVIDVDDFSPEELAYRPGQIR
- a CDS encoding AAA family ATPase; its protein translation is MRTKLDACLNAVNQVLLGKETQVRLALACLLARGHLLIEDLPGMGKTTLGHALAKVLGLSFQRIQFTSDLLPGDILGTSVFDKDSGQFVFHPGPVFAELVLADEINRATPKSQSALLEAMEEGQVTIEGATRPLPEPFFVIATQNPVSQGGTFALPESQLDRFLMRLSLGYPARAAEKALLQGEARRELLPRLEPIFTHAELGLIQAEVPKVVARDALVDYVLRLVDATRSQPQFAWGLSPRASLALLSAARAWALLAGRDYVIPEDVQAVLPAVVGHRLRERADPSGHGGGALVQWLLREVPAV